From a single Gimesia fumaroli genomic region:
- a CDS encoding 3'(2'),5'-bisphosphate nucleotidase: protein MTTPFQRELEIALSAVKQASQICRSVQAAITDEVLEKKDKSPVTIADFSSQAVICRALNEAFPQDPIIGEEDAAELHLEENHEFLEKIVAELNKAEIPETSPENVCRWIDHGGAKEYSSRFWTLDPIDGTKGFLRKEQYAVSLALIVDGKIVLGILGCPNMPFPIDETVTGTLYYTVADQGAFAIPLNQDDQEQAAFPIRVTTTDDFSQSRFCESVESGHSSHGHSQQVAEKLDIEKEPRRLDSQAKYAVVAQGNADIYMRLPTRVGYREKIWDHAAGVLLVQEAGGTVTDITGKPLEFDQGYELKNNQGVIVTNGPLHPELIQTLGELAINE from the coding sequence ATGACGACACCATTTCAACGGGAATTAGAGATTGCTCTGTCAGCAGTCAAACAGGCCTCTCAAATTTGCCGCTCAGTCCAGGCAGCGATCACCGATGAAGTCCTGGAAAAAAAAGACAAAAGTCCGGTGACAATTGCCGATTTCAGCAGTCAGGCTGTCATCTGTCGGGCACTCAACGAAGCATTTCCACAAGATCCCATCATCGGTGAAGAAGACGCTGCTGAGTTACACTTGGAAGAAAATCACGAATTCCTGGAAAAGATCGTAGCCGAACTCAACAAAGCGGAGATTCCGGAGACCTCTCCTGAAAATGTCTGCCGCTGGATCGATCATGGAGGCGCCAAAGAGTATAGCAGCCGCTTCTGGACTCTGGACCCCATCGACGGAACCAAAGGTTTTTTACGCAAAGAACAGTATGCCGTTTCACTCGCCTTGATTGTCGACGGAAAGATTGTGCTCGGCATATTAGGTTGCCCTAATATGCCTTTCCCGATTGATGAAACTGTCACGGGAACACTCTACTACACTGTCGCCGACCAGGGCGCTTTTGCGATTCCCCTGAATCAGGATGATCAGGAGCAAGCAGCATTTCCAATTCGCGTCACCACAACTGACGACTTCTCGCAATCACGCTTTTGTGAATCGGTCGAGTCGGGACACAGTTCGCATGGACACTCACAACAGGTTGCAGAAAAACTTGACATTGAGAAAGAGCCCAGAAGACTTGACAGTCAGGCCAAATATGCCGTCGTTGCTCAGGGTAACGCCGATATTTACATGCGTCTGCCTACCCGTGTTGGTTATCGCGAAAAAATCTGGGACCATGCTGCCGGTGTGCTCCTGGTGCAGGAGGCCGGCGGTACCGTGACGGATATCACTGGTAAACCACTGGAATTTGATCAAGGCTACGAATTGAAAAATAATCAGGGAGTCATCGTAACCAATGGACCTCTCCATCCCGAGTTGATTCAAACTCTGGGTGAACTTGCAATCAATGAATAG
- a CDS encoding Gfo/Idh/MocA family protein → MGKKTIRIGIVGAGANTKSRHIPGFQAIEDVEIVGVVNSTPESTEKVARKYGIPQTYAHWQELVEDPEIDAVMIGTWPNLHCEITCMALEAGKHVLTEARMARNLDEAQKMLKVSKARPDLIAQIVPSPFGLKYNQEVIKLISQKYLGKLREVVVVGADDSFWDYSKKLHWRQDKEISGNNVLTMGILHETLSRWAPPTERVFAQCSTFEPQRPSAQGQGNADVTIPDSVQVVSRLQGGVNAIYHLSGSILFGPGLQIHLYGSHGTIKVHFTPEEKIFVGHMGEDELKELHIPKEEEGGWRVEAEFIGAIRGEEIVHHTDFATGVKYMEFTEAVALSCEKSEPVTLPL, encoded by the coding sequence ATGGGAAAAAAAACGATCCGTATTGGAATTGTTGGTGCAGGGGCAAATACGAAAAGTCGCCATATTCCGGGATTTCAAGCAATTGAAGATGTCGAAATCGTCGGCGTCGTGAATTCCACACCAGAGTCGACGGAAAAAGTCGCCCGAAAATATGGTATTCCCCAGACCTATGCCCATTGGCAGGAACTGGTTGAAGACCCTGAAATCGATGCGGTCATGATCGGGACCTGGCCTAATCTGCATTGTGAGATCACCTGCATGGCCCTCGAAGCCGGCAAGCACGTTTTGACCGAAGCCAGAATGGCACGCAATCTGGACGAAGCTCAAAAGATGCTGAAAGTCTCTAAGGCCCGCCCGGATCTGATTGCACAGATCGTCCCTAGCCCCTTTGGTTTAAAATACAACCAGGAAGTCATCAAGCTGATCTCACAAAAATATCTGGGAAAGCTACGCGAAGTCGTCGTCGTGGGGGCAGACGACTCCTTCTGGGATTACAGCAAAAAATTACACTGGCGGCAGGATAAGGAAATCAGTGGTAATAATGTTCTAACAATGGGAATTTTGCACGAAACCCTGAGTCGCTGGGCCCCTCCCACCGAACGGGTTTTTGCGCAATGTTCAACCTTCGAACCACAGCGGCCTTCCGCACAAGGCCAGGGTAATGCTGATGTGACGATTCCAGATAGCGTCCAGGTCGTCAGCAGACTCCAGGGAGGTGTGAATGCCATCTACCACTTAAGTGGTTCAATTCTGTTTGGCCCCGGCCTGCAGATCCACCTCTATGGCAGCCATGGAACAATCAAGGTGCACTTTACTCCGGAAGAAAAAATCTTTGTCGGTCATATGGGGGAAGACGAACTGAAGGAACTCCATATCCCCAAAGAAGAAGAAGGAGGCTGGCGCGTCGAAGCAGAGTTTATCGGAGCCATCCGTGGAGAAGAAATCGTCCACCACACCGACTTCGCTACGGGTGTCAAATACATGGAGTTTACGGAAGCCGTCGCGCTTAGTTGTGAAAAAAGTGAACCTGTGACTCTTCCACTGTGA